One genomic segment of Nitrospinota bacterium includes these proteins:
- a CDS encoding HD-GYP domain-containing protein gives MIKKIGVESLKKGMFIHDLNCSWLDHDFVSNSLKINDDKTIKKIIEIGIRELYIDTEKGVDVSTGVPAEEVKHDLDTAMGRLAANVEGKKAHPIEKEMQKAKALQREADKVISEFMSDAKMGKAPELGKVEEVVSKMVDSIYRNKDALEHLGKIRTKDEYTFKHSLNVCILMVSFCKGMKVSIEDTKLVGVGALLHDVGKMLVPDEILNKPTALTEVEYQTMKEHVIRGEELLRKSEGISEISVAIATQHHERYDGTGYPHGLKNDTITTYGQMASIVDVYDAITADRVYHKGLRSFEGLRKLLEWSNHHFNPTLVQHFIRAVGVYPAGTLVKLESGLLAIVVEQGEKSLSLPVIKIVYDSKKERFITPFKVKLEYPPARMGEDRIIGTEIPERWGIKMEDYAEIY, from the coding sequence ATGATAAAAAAAATTGGAGTGGAGTCGCTTAAAAAGGGGATGTTCATACATGACCTTAACTGCTCATGGCTCGACCACGATTTCGTTTCAAACAGCCTTAAGATCAATGACGATAAGACAATCAAGAAGATCATCGAAATTGGGATTCGCGAACTCTACATAGACACTGAAAAAGGGGTTGATGTTTCAACCGGAGTGCCTGCCGAAGAGGTAAAGCACGATCTGGACACAGCCATGGGGAGGCTTGCCGCCAATGTAGAGGGTAAAAAGGCCCACCCTATCGAAAAAGAGATGCAAAAGGCGAAGGCTTTGCAGAGGGAGGCCGACAAGGTCATCTCCGAATTCATGAGCGACGCGAAGATGGGAAAGGCGCCGGAACTCGGCAAGGTTGAGGAAGTTGTTTCAAAGATGGTCGATTCCATTTACAGGAACAAGGATGCGCTGGAGCATCTCGGAAAGATCAGGACAAAGGACGAATACACCTTCAAGCATTCGCTGAATGTATGCATATTAATGGTTTCATTCTGCAAGGGGATGAAGGTCAGCATCGAGGATACAAAACTGGTTGGCGTCGGCGCGCTTCTGCACGATGTTGGAAAGATGCTTGTCCCGGACGAGATACTCAACAAGCCTACGGCTCTCACGGAGGTTGAATACCAAACGATGAAAGAGCATGTTATCAGGGGGGAGGAACTTCTCAGGAAAAGCGAAGGTATTTCGGAAATCTCCGTTGCCATAGCAACACAACATCACGAGCGGTACGACGGGACAGGGTACCCACACGGCCTGAAAAATGACACTATTACGACATACGGGCAGATGGCTTCCATCGTTGACGTATATGATGCTATAACCGCTGATCGCGTATACCACAAGGGATTGAGGAGCTTTGAGGGTTTGAGGAAGCTTCTGGAATGGTCCAACCACCATTTCAATCCGACACTGGTTCAGCATTTCATCCGCGCAGTCGGGGTCTATCCAGCAGGAACGCTGGTAAAGCTGGAAAGCGGCCTGCTCGCTATCGTTGTCGAACAGGGTGAAAAAAGCCTCTCATTGCCTGTCATAAAGATCGTTTACGATTCAAAAAAGGAACGCTTCATAACTCCGTTCAAGGTAAAGCTTGAATATCCCCCCGCACGAATGGGAGAAGACAGGATCATCGGCACTGAA